The following coding sequences are from one Paenibacillus tundrae window:
- a CDS encoding glycosyl hydrolase: protein MSAPLFRDPIYDGAADPVVVWNHVEQAWWMIYTNRRATAGGPKFAWVHGTDLGVASSLDGGQSWTYRGTLTGLEHEWGHNTFWAPEIFWHDGIYHMYVSYIQGVPHDWPGHSRHLLHYTSPDLLTWTFHGTLKLSSDRVIDACIYPLPDGRFRMWYKDEANGAHTYAADSSDLYHWDVIGPVITGSAHEGPNVFRFRDSYWMIVDEWRGQAVYRSDDLEQWEWNNRILDQPGVRMDDGVIGLHADVVVQDNEAYIFYFTHPDRVEGVAHASEPARRSSIQAARLDLVDGKLICPRDEELNIRLRPENELRHSSV from the coding sequence ATGAGTGCACCTTTATTTCGAGATCCCATTTATGACGGTGCTGCCGACCCCGTTGTGGTATGGAATCATGTAGAACAAGCGTGGTGGATGATCTACACCAATCGCAGAGCTACGGCAGGCGGCCCCAAGTTCGCTTGGGTTCACGGTACAGATCTAGGCGTAGCTTCCTCATTGGATGGAGGACAGTCTTGGACATATCGAGGTACCTTAACCGGGCTAGAGCATGAGTGGGGACATAATACGTTCTGGGCACCAGAGATTTTTTGGCATGATGGAATATATCATATGTATGTCAGCTACATCCAAGGCGTACCTCATGATTGGCCAGGGCATTCTCGTCACCTTTTGCATTACACTAGTCCTGATCTGTTGACCTGGACATTCCATGGCACATTGAAGCTTAGCTCTGATCGTGTCATTGACGCTTGCATCTACCCACTTCCTGATGGACGCTTTCGCATGTGGTACAAAGACGAAGCCAACGGTGCTCATACCTATGCAGCTGACAGCTCTGATCTCTATCACTGGGATGTCATTGGCCCTGTAATAACAGGTTCGGCTCATGAAGGCCCTAATGTATTTCGATTCCGCGATTCGTATTGGATGATTGTGGACGAGTGGCGGGGACAAGCCGTTTATCGCTCGGATGATCTAGAGCAGTGGGAGTGGAACAATCGGATTCTGGATCAACCCGGAGTTCGAATGGATGATGGTGTAATCGGTCTGCATGCTGATGTGGTTGTTCAGGATAACGAAGCCTATATTTTCTATTTTACTCATCCTGACCGTGTTGAAGGTGTCGCCCATGCTAGTGAGCCGGCTCGTCGTTCTTCGATTCAAGCTGCTAGGCTAGATCTCGTTGATGGCAAGCTCATATGCCCAAGAGACGAGGAACTAAACATTCGTTTGCGGCCAGAAAATGAGCTGCGACATAGCTCCGTATAA
- a CDS encoding phosphotransferase family protein, producing MRLLGQGNTADVYEYSPTQIMKLYKMDYPLDAVQREFRITKLVREKGVNVPQVESFVESKGRNGIVFERIEGSTMLLLMIQQAQLIEELSARLARCHYDLHSLADHEGTLPVHKEILIGSVHRAPLLSDQDKERIIMYIASLPERQHICHGDFHHDNVMYSEAKDQLWLIDWMTGMSGDPAGDVAPSWVILMSGSLPEDVDPKMKLGFEASRNTLVDRYIQHYLQISGLRWEEIDAWILPVAAARLDEHLSEREAERVLTFIHDRLILLD from the coding sequence ATGAGGCTACTAGGTCAAGGTAACACCGCTGATGTATATGAATATTCACCTACTCAGATTATGAAGCTGTACAAAATGGATTATCCATTGGATGCGGTTCAAAGAGAGTTTCGAATTACAAAGTTAGTTCGTGAAAAGGGAGTAAACGTACCTCAAGTTGAGTCGTTTGTGGAAAGTAAGGGACGTAACGGCATCGTATTCGAGCGAATTGAGGGTAGTACAATGTTGTTACTTATGATCCAGCAGGCTCAATTAATTGAGGAGCTGTCAGCGCGTTTGGCACGTTGTCATTATGATCTACATTCTCTAGCTGATCATGAGGGAACGCTCCCAGTACACAAGGAGATATTGATAGGTTCGGTTCACCGTGCTCCACTCCTATCAGATCAAGATAAAGAACGAATTATTATGTATATAGCGAGCCTACCTGAGCGCCAGCATATTTGTCATGGGGACTTTCACCATGATAATGTCATGTATAGTGAAGCCAAAGATCAACTTTGGCTGATTGACTGGATGACAGGTATGTCAGGCGATCCAGCGGGTGATGTCGCTCCGAGTTGGGTAATATTAATGAGCGGTTCATTACCTGAAGATGTCGATCCCAAGATGAAGTTAGGTTTCGAGGCATCTCGCAATACATTGGTAGATCGATATATCCAACATTATCTACAAATCTCCGGCTTACGTTGGGAGGAAATAGACGCGTGGATCTTACCTGTTGCAGCTGCTCGACTGGATGAGCATTTATCGGAACGAGAGGCTGAGCGAGTGCTTACTTTTATACACGATCGTCTGATTCTGTTAGACTGA
- a CDS encoding histidine phosphatase family protein, with protein sequence MSNEVLTTLYFVRHAESEYVEGLERERGLTEQGKHDAETVSCLLLDESINLFYSSPYKRALDTVQGLADQVGAEIVTNEDLRERALSSSNVRHTNFQSAKRKLYEDRSFAFPGGESSIQAQQRAVQAISDILERHSGQKIVIGTHGDVMTLIFNYYDESYDYGFWGSTSMPDIYKLEFNENHKLMHVSRLWEPNT encoded by the coding sequence ATGAGCAACGAGGTCTTGACGACGTTGTATTTTGTAAGACACGCAGAATCAGAGTATGTGGAAGGGCTAGAGCGTGAACGTGGATTAACAGAACAAGGGAAGCATGATGCCGAGACGGTCTCATGCTTACTTCTTGATGAGAGTATTAATCTATTTTATTCAAGTCCATATAAGCGTGCGCTGGATACCGTGCAAGGGCTGGCAGACCAAGTCGGAGCTGAGATCGTAACCAATGAAGATTTGCGTGAGCGTGCACTATCCAGTTCCAATGTGCGACATACCAACTTTCAATCAGCTAAGCGTAAGCTGTACGAAGATCGCTCATTCGCCTTTCCAGGTGGTGAATCCAGCATTCAAGCTCAGCAGCGTGCAGTTCAAGCTATATCCGACATCTTGGAACGGCATTCTGGGCAAAAGATTGTGATCGGCACACATGGGGATGTCATGACCCTGATCTTCAATTATTATGACGAATCCTATGATTATGGCTTCTGGGGGAGTACCTCGATGCCAGATATTTATAAGCTGGAGTTCAATGAAAATCATAAGCTCATGCACGTAAGCCGGTTATGGGAGCCTAATACTTAG
- a CDS encoding RidA family protein, which yields MIQTRLNELGIVLPQASAPAAKYANAVIVNGIMYVSGKGPNTEERGKLGADFTTEQGYDFARNAGIEVLAVVQDVLGSLDRVKRVIKVQGFINATASYQEHHKVLNGFSDLMMDVFEERGVHARSVFGAVSVRDNLPLIIDSIFEVEQ from the coding sequence ATGATTCAGACGAGATTGAATGAATTAGGTATTGTATTGCCACAAGCAAGTGCACCCGCAGCTAAGTATGCAAACGCAGTCATTGTGAATGGAATCATGTACGTATCAGGCAAAGGGCCAAACACGGAAGAACGCGGCAAGCTGGGAGCAGATTTTACAACAGAGCAAGGATATGATTTTGCTCGAAATGCAGGCATTGAGGTTTTGGCTGTCGTTCAGGACGTGCTCGGCTCACTTGATCGCGTCAAACGTGTCATTAAAGTGCAAGGTTTTATTAACGCGACTGCTTCTTATCAGGAACATCACAAAGTGCTGAATGGCTTTTCGGATCTCATGATGGATGTATTTGAAGAACGTGGGGTTCATGCTCGTTCTGTATTTGGAGCCGTGTCTGTCAGAGATAACTTGCCGTTAATTATTGATTCTATTTTTGAGGTTGAGCAATAA
- a CDS encoding class I SAM-dependent methyltransferase → MLQSLEAIQLFRSEHIIEAEQQPWLKLLVEAEQVNINLERIHSIAELEETNLVLDYVERTLEVLDRLEVSFWVREIVEEVLAWSEIAKAGSMNQRRAWQRAGINLFVHNIGSAQLYDLYHSKGHNTNHHTTRYKIIRTLIATHGLVGQYIRGEIPFAENAPLHAFITKGWLSENELHTILMTLNECIIAGVSSELWQQVGSEVQEIIGWIVTEPDHPDWVMKERLSRLRSASIRKGEDVYSAYQAIQAEWDIEQALSPLEHRTLWYVESSLQDFSLQEMIKVLLLTIHRVPTQSLVPNGTAATNERPASLVQHISFEPLMNSMYYDYKGLKKLNVYKKRMIEKYLEQWSWAQIESDQEIIYPHLTHRVEHNPELPDTVFVNFEFSPAAEKLIAFCIEAEKSPLYDKAVLLLFDLFGLRRDAYDRFHNEETYLADMNSSGDYKKVLLDYMVGKRVLDIGPGGGVLLDLIEQEKPELEPIGIDISTNVIEALERKKQLEGHRWQVMKGDALQLHQYVQPGTVDTVIFSSILHELYSYIEQNGRKFNQDTVIAALQSSFNVLSPGGRILIRDGIMSEPVDQMRRIRFLEPDGIHWLERYTQDFQGRKITYEALSEDEVLLPINDAMEFLYTYTWGEEAYVHEIQEQFGVFTPSAYEQCIREALGDEAQIITLQHFLQQGYTEALSGRIEFMDEQGRETSLPDSTCLIVIEKRRD, encoded by the coding sequence ATGCTGCAATCATTAGAAGCCATTCAATTATTCAGATCAGAACACATCATAGAGGCAGAACAGCAACCCTGGCTGAAACTGCTTGTGGAAGCAGAGCAAGTGAACATTAATCTTGAACGTATTCATTCGATAGCGGAGCTTGAAGAAACGAATCTCGTTTTGGATTATGTGGAACGCACACTTGAGGTGCTGGATCGACTTGAAGTGTCGTTTTGGGTGCGTGAAATTGTGGAGGAAGTGCTGGCTTGGTCAGAAATTGCCAAAGCGGGATCGATGAACCAACGCCGTGCATGGCAGAGAGCAGGTATCAATCTATTCGTGCATAACATCGGTTCTGCACAATTGTACGATCTATACCACAGCAAGGGTCACAACACCAATCATCACACCACACGATATAAGATTATTCGAACGTTAATTGCAACCCACGGACTCGTGGGTCAGTATATCCGTGGGGAAATTCCTTTTGCAGAGAACGCACCGCTGCATGCGTTTATTACAAAAGGGTGGCTGTCCGAGAATGAGCTTCATACCATACTCATGACATTAAACGAATGCATTATTGCTGGCGTTAGTTCTGAATTGTGGCAACAGGTGGGTAGCGAAGTGCAAGAAATTATAGGCTGGATCGTGACGGAGCCAGATCATCCGGATTGGGTAATGAAGGAACGGTTGTCTCGTTTGAGAAGTGCTTCAATCCGCAAAGGTGAGGATGTTTATTCCGCTTATCAAGCAATACAAGCTGAGTGGGATATAGAACAGGCACTGTCGCCATTAGAACATCGAACCTTGTGGTATGTAGAGTCCTCGTTGCAGGACTTTTCATTGCAGGAGATGATTAAGGTTCTGTTGCTGACCATACATCGAGTCCCGACCCAATCACTAGTGCCTAATGGTACGGCGGCTACCAATGAACGTCCTGCTTCGCTAGTTCAACACATTAGCTTTGAACCCTTGATGAATAGCATGTATTACGACTACAAAGGGCTTAAGAAACTAAATGTGTATAAGAAAAGAATGATTGAAAAGTATCTGGAACAGTGGTCATGGGCGCAGATTGAATCAGATCAAGAGATCATATATCCTCATTTGACGCATCGGGTAGAGCATAACCCTGAATTACCGGATACCGTATTTGTAAATTTTGAATTTTCGCCGGCTGCAGAGAAGTTAATTGCCTTCTGTATTGAAGCAGAGAAGTCACCCTTGTATGACAAGGCTGTGCTGCTGTTATTTGATCTGTTTGGATTACGGCGTGATGCTTATGATCGATTTCATAATGAAGAGACGTATCTTGCAGATATGAATAGCTCGGGTGACTACAAAAAAGTTCTGCTCGATTATATGGTAGGCAAACGGGTGTTAGATATCGGCCCAGGTGGTGGAGTGTTACTGGACTTGATTGAACAGGAGAAGCCTGAGCTGGAGCCGATCGGAATTGATATCTCAACAAATGTAATAGAAGCGTTAGAGCGTAAGAAGCAGTTGGAAGGTCATCGTTGGCAGGTCATGAAAGGGGACGCACTTCAGTTGCATCAATACGTCCAGCCTGGAACCGTGGATACTGTGATTTTCTCATCCATTCTCCATGAATTGTATTCTTATATTGAACAGAATGGTCGAAAATTCAATCAGGATACGGTGATTGCTGCTCTTCAAAGCTCGTTTAACGTGTTATCTCCCGGTGGGCGCATCCTCATCCGTGACGGCATCATGTCCGAACCTGTTGATCAGATGCGTCGCATTCGGTTTCTTGAACCTGACGGGATACATTGGTTGGAACGATACACGCAGGACTTCCAAGGACGGAAGATAACGTATGAAGCATTGTCTGAGGATGAGGTGCTGCTTCCGATCAATGATGCGATGGAGTTTCTGTACACATACACTTGGGGTGAGGAAGCCTATGTGCACGAGATTCAGGAGCAATTTGGCGTATTTACGCCATCTGCTTATGAGCAATGTATTCGTGAAGCGTTGGGCGACGAAGCACAGATCATTACATTGCAGCATTTCTTGCAACAGGGATACACAGAAGCACTTAGCGGACGAATTGAATTCATGGATGAACAAGGGCGTGAGACTTCACTGCCAGATAGCACCTGCCTAATCGTGATCGAGAAGAGAAGGGATTGA
- a CDS encoding bifunctional cytochrome P450/NADPH--P450 reductase, protein MMSSISVPQPKTFGPLGNLPQLNFDEPVQSLVKIAEEYGPIFRMDYPGRSELYISGHKLVAEVTDESKFDKRVWAPLAKVRAFAGDGLFTSWTEEPNWKKAHNVLLPSFSQRAMQGYHNKMIDLAVQLVQKWSRLNPDETVNVPDDMTRLTLDTIGLCGFNYRFNSFYREEPHPFITSMVRALDESMSSLQRLRLQDKLMITKKKQFEQDIRSMFSLVDHIIAERKEQPQEGADDLLSHMLSGKDPETGETLDDENIRYQIITFLIAGHETTSGLLSFAIYYLMKNPDKLAKAQAEADQILKDPVPTYNQVRNLKYVRMVLNEALRLWPTAPAFSLYAKEDTVLDGQYPLQKGDSVSVLIPKLHRDVEAWGEDVEEFRPERFEDPSKVPHDAYKPFGNGQRACIGQQFALQEATLVLGMVLKHFELIDHADYQLKVKETLTLKPDNFTIRVRARGGQPVMAVPGVVMEETTTQAKKKEPDAVNTHHTPMLVLYGSNLGTAEGIAREIADNARYQGFRSEVAALDDRVGKLPKEGVVVIISASYNGQPPSNAKAFIDWIEHADVGEFQGVKFTVLGCGDHNWASTYQRIPRLIDEQLSSKGAERLSPLGESDASGDFEKQVGDWSEQLWPDLARTMDLKLNTSSNSERSSLSVQFVSGLAVTPLAETYDAHVAQVLENRELHDAGSERSTRHLEIKLPEGITYQEGDHLGILPQNPPELVERVLRRYGFTGTEHLVLDASGRSAAHLPLHQPVNLYDLLSHSVELQEAATRAQLRELAAYTVCPPHKKELEALLDELVYMKEVRNKRISMLDYLLKYEACELPFERFLELLPSLKARYYSISSSPRVQPEQASITVSVVRAPAWSGQGEYKGIASNYLANLQPGEEVVMFVRTPESGFRLPERAEVPVIMVGPGTGVAPFRGFLQARHVMKQQGQQVGEGHLYFGCRNPAHDYLYKNELEEAEQEQLVKLHTAFSRVDGQEKCYVQHLMRDDAHQLIPLLEQGGHLYICGDGSKMAPDVEETLKKAYAEVGGHTAAEADAWLDRLQQEGRYAKDVWTGI, encoded by the coding sequence ATGATGTCATCAATTTCAGTACCACAACCCAAAACCTTTGGTCCACTGGGGAATCTGCCACAATTAAATTTTGATGAGCCGGTACAATCTTTAGTCAAAATAGCCGAGGAGTACGGCCCAATCTTCCGTATGGATTATCCCGGACGAAGCGAGCTATACATTTCAGGCCATAAGCTCGTAGCCGAGGTAACGGATGAATCCAAATTTGATAAAAGAGTGTGGGCACCACTGGCGAAGGTGCGTGCTTTTGCAGGAGATGGCTTATTCACGAGCTGGACGGAGGAGCCAAATTGGAAAAAGGCTCATAATGTGTTGCTTCCAAGCTTCAGCCAACGTGCCATGCAAGGGTATCACAACAAAATGATCGATCTAGCGGTGCAGTTAGTTCAGAAATGGTCACGTCTGAATCCGGATGAGACGGTAAATGTTCCTGATGATATGACACGCTTGACGCTGGATACGATTGGATTGTGCGGTTTCAACTATCGGTTTAATAGCTTCTACCGGGAAGAGCCTCATCCGTTCATTACAAGTATGGTGCGTGCGCTGGATGAATCCATGAGTTCACTCCAGCGTCTACGTCTACAAGACAAATTAATGATTACGAAGAAAAAGCAGTTCGAGCAGGACATACGCTCCATGTTCTCACTGGTGGATCATATCATTGCCGAGCGCAAAGAACAGCCACAAGAAGGAGCAGACGATCTGTTGTCTCATATGCTCAGCGGCAAAGATCCCGAGACTGGGGAGACACTGGACGATGAAAATATTCGGTACCAGATCATTACGTTCTTGATTGCTGGTCATGAGACAACTAGTGGTTTGTTATCCTTTGCAATCTACTATTTGATGAAGAATCCGGATAAGCTGGCCAAGGCTCAAGCGGAAGCCGATCAAATATTGAAAGATCCAGTTCCCACGTACAATCAGGTTCGTAATCTGAAGTATGTACGTATGGTATTGAACGAAGCACTGCGACTGTGGCCAACGGCTCCAGCGTTCTCCTTGTATGCGAAGGAAGATACCGTTCTAGATGGGCAATATCCGCTACAAAAAGGAGATAGTGTGAGTGTTCTAATTCCGAAGCTTCATCGGGATGTGGAAGCGTGGGGAGAAGACGTCGAGGAGTTCCGACCAGAACGTTTCGAAGATCCAAGCAAGGTACCACATGATGCCTACAAACCATTTGGTAATGGTCAACGTGCGTGTATCGGCCAGCAGTTTGCGCTGCAAGAGGCAACGTTAGTGCTGGGCATGGTCTTGAAACATTTTGAACTGATCGATCATGCGGACTATCAATTGAAAGTAAAAGAGACGCTGACACTTAAGCCGGATAACTTCACGATTCGTGTTCGTGCCCGCGGAGGACAACCAGTGATGGCTGTGCCAGGCGTGGTTATGGAGGAAACGACGACTCAAGCGAAGAAAAAAGAGCCAGATGCTGTTAATACTCATCACACACCTATGCTTGTGCTGTATGGCTCTAATCTGGGTACTGCTGAAGGCATTGCACGCGAGATTGCAGATAATGCTAGATATCAGGGCTTCCGAAGTGAGGTTGCTGCGCTGGATGATCGAGTAGGCAAGCTGCCTAAGGAAGGCGTCGTTGTCATCATTAGTGCATCCTATAACGGACAGCCGCCGAGCAATGCCAAAGCCTTCATTGATTGGATTGAGCATGCTGATGTAGGTGAATTTCAAGGTGTGAAGTTCACTGTGCTTGGTTGCGGAGACCATAACTGGGCGAGCACATATCAACGGATCCCTCGTTTAATCGACGAACAACTATCTTCGAAAGGTGCAGAGCGTTTATCCCCACTTGGCGAAAGTGATGCGAGCGGTGATTTCGAGAAACAGGTTGGTGATTGGTCTGAACAGTTGTGGCCTGATCTTGCCCGCACGATGGATCTTAAATTGAACACAAGCTCAAATAGCGAACGTAGCTCGTTATCTGTGCAGTTCGTCAGCGGTCTCGCTGTTACGCCACTTGCCGAAACGTATGATGCTCATGTTGCTCAGGTGTTAGAGAATCGGGAGCTCCATGATGCAGGAAGCGAGCGGAGTACACGCCATTTGGAGATTAAACTGCCAGAAGGAATCACTTATCAAGAAGGCGATCATCTCGGTATTCTGCCACAGAATCCGCCAGAGCTCGTAGAACGTGTACTTCGGCGATACGGATTCACAGGCACAGAGCATCTGGTTCTGGATGCATCAGGTCGGAGTGCAGCACATCTTCCATTGCATCAGCCAGTTAACTTGTATGATCTATTGAGCCACAGTGTTGAGCTTCAGGAAGCAGCAACGCGAGCACAATTGCGAGAGTTAGCTGCATATACGGTGTGTCCTCCTCATAAGAAGGAGCTTGAGGCACTATTGGATGAGCTCGTATACATGAAAGAAGTACGGAATAAACGGATTTCAATGCTGGATTATTTGTTAAAATATGAAGCTTGTGAATTACCTTTTGAACGATTCTTGGAACTATTACCGTCCTTGAAAGCCAGATATTATTCCATATCCAGTTCACCACGTGTGCAGCCTGAACAAGCAAGTATTACGGTTAGTGTGGTACGTGCGCCAGCGTGGAGTGGACAAGGAGAATACAAAGGCATTGCTTCGAACTATCTTGCAAACCTTCAACCAGGTGAAGAGGTTGTGATGTTCGTTAGAACACCTGAGTCAGGATTCAGATTGCCAGAGCGTGCGGAGGTTCCTGTGATCATGGTTGGGCCAGGTACAGGAGTTGCGCCATTCCGCGGCTTCCTTCAAGCACGTCATGTTATGAAGCAGCAAGGGCAACAAGTCGGTGAGGGTCATCTGTACTTTGGATGTCGAAATCCAGCGCATGATTATTTGTACAAGAATGAACTTGAAGAGGCTGAACAGGAACAATTGGTTAAGCTGCATACAGCCTTTTCCCGCGTGGATGGGCAAGAGAAATGTTACGTGCAGCATTTAATGCGGGATGATGCCCATCAGTTAATTCCTCTGTTGGAACAAGGTGGACACTTGTACATTTGTGGTGATGGTAGTAAAATGGCTCCGGATGTAGAAGAGACGCTGAAGAAGGCATATGCTGAGGTGGGTGGTCATACAGCAGCAGAAGCTGATGCATGGCTCGATCGCTTACAGCAAGAGGGGCGCTATGCGAAGGACGTATGGACAGGAATTTAA